Proteins from a single region of Canis lupus baileyi chromosome 35, mCanLup2.hap1, whole genome shotgun sequence:
- the FAM43A gene encoding protein FAM43A, with protein sequence MLPWRRHKFELLAEAPRQAAKPKGYALRLHYSALGSLARACPEGALSRVGGMFRSKRKKLRITSEDPTYSVLYLGNATTIQARGDGCTDLAVGKIWSKSEAGRQGTKMKLTVSAQGIRMVHAEERAPRRPGHLYLLHRVTYCVADARLPKVFAWVYRHELKHKAVMLRCHAVLVSKPEKAQAMALLLYQTSANALAEFKRLKRRDDARHQQQELVGAHTVPLVPLRKLLLHGPCCYKPPAERSRSAPKLGPITEDPLGEQQEQRLQEEEADEDQDEDEDEEEEEGEDGRPEGCLEEEDAEDGAGEQAEAEARRALAAALHLGCGDLLGAREGGGGSAGPVPPGASSAGRAALSQLIRGLGALSFGNDVRSLRADLRVTRLLSGDSAGSLEGCPDGPIDGCTEGSTEGSIEGCADGSTEGGDPDAPPAPAAGPEEPCSG encoded by the coding sequence ATGCTGCCCTGGAGGAGGCACAAGTTCGAGCTGCTGGCCGAGGCGCCGCGGCAGGCGGCCAAGCCCAAGGGCTACGCGCTGCGCCTGCACTACTCGGCGCTCGGCTCGCTGGCGCGGGCGTGTCCCGAGGGCGCGCTCAGCCGGGTGGGCGGCATGTTCCGCTCCAAGCGCAAGAAGCTGCGCATCACCAGCGAGGACCCCACCTACAGCGTGCTCTACCTGGGCAACGCCACCACCATCCAGGCGCGCGGCGACGGCTGCACCGACCTGGCGGTGGGCAAGATCTGGAGCAAGAGCGAGGCGGGCCGCCAGGGCACCAAGATGAAGCTGACGGTGAGCGCGCAGGGCATCCGCATGGTGCACGCCGAGGAGCGCGCGCCGCGCCGCCCGGGCCACCTGTACCTGCTGCACCGCGTCACCTACTGCGTGGCGGACGCGCGGCTGCCCAAGGTGTTCGCCTGGGTGTACCGGCACGAGCTCAAGCACAAGGCGGTGATGCTGCGCTGCCACGCGGTGCTCGTGTCCAAGCCCGAGAAGGCGCAGGCCATGGCGCTGCTGCTCTACCAGACGTCGGCCAACGCGCTGGCGGAGTTCAAGCGGCTCAAGCGGCGGGACGACGCGCGGCACCAGCAGCAGGAGCTCGTGGGCGCGCACACGGTGCCGCTCGTGCCGCTGCGCAAGCTGCTGCTGCACGGGCCCTGCTGCTACAAGCCGCCCGCCGAGCGCAGCCGCAGCGCGCCCAAGCTGGGCCCCATCACCGAGGACCCGCTGGGCgagcagcaggagcagaggctgcaggaggaggaggcggacGAGGACcaggacgaggacgaggacgaggaggaggaggagggcgaggACGGGCGGCCcgagggctgcctggaggaggaggacgCCGAGGACGGCGCCGGGGAgcaggccgaggccgaggcccgCCGGGCGCTGGCGGCCGCCTTGCACCTGGGCTGCGGGGACCTGCTGGGCGcgcgggagggcggcgggggctcGGCGGGGCCTGTGCCGCCGGGCGCCTCCTCCGCCGGGCGCGCCGCGCTGTCCCAGCTCATCCGCGGCCTGGGAGCGCTCAGCTTCGGCAACGACGTGCGCAGCCTGCGGGCCGACCTGCGGGTCACGCGCCTGCTGTCGGGGGACAGCGCCGGCTCCCTCGAGGGCTGCCCCGACGGCCCCATCGACGGCTGCACCGAGGGCTCCACCGAGGGCTCCATCGAGGGCTGCGCCGACGGCTCCACCGAGGGCGGGGACCCGgacgcccccccggcccccgccgccggccccgagGAGCCCTGCTCGGGCTGA